The Vicia villosa cultivar HV-30 ecotype Madison, WI linkage group LG1, Vvil1.0, whole genome shotgun sequence genome includes a region encoding these proteins:
- the LOC131644461 gene encoding U-box domain-containing protein 3-like: MHIGQTKTASVKCLINSISRFVLLVSCQTVKPIPFQKICNNMVGVLKRLKPVLDDIMDYNIPLHENLCIVCEELDILVNEARGFIEKWSPKMSKIHSVLQSGTLLIKIQNTSLDICHMIVKSLQSPPSASVLANLQHYIEEIQCLKKEAAMVFIEKELGNRNIEPCNENLKEIIELLNLTSNQELLKETIAVEKERLNAEEQKMKGNMEEINEVVNLVRNLRDYVVKTECFAVESDVSFPPYFRCPLSLELMLDPVIVASGQTYERKSIQMWLDNGLTVCPKTRQRLTHTNLIPNYTVKAMIATWSEENNTNRLSNSEHNHNTGNVFEEQKADNSFGSHVEIEKWELQSPYIHSRSESFSSSISSSDCLLAVSKDVSRMSDKHQNVKVSSIDLGAMENGRNSTSNTTNSYSRVDSHLVPNSGSSELTTSSHVNTLIKDLQSQSAEAQTAAAEELRLLTKHNTENRIIVGQCGAVTHLLSLLYSNGKVTQEHAVTALLNLSINEDNKALIMEAGAIEPLIHVLKTGNDGAKENSAAALFSLSVMENGKVKIGRSGAVKALVELLASGTLRGKKDAATALYNLSIFHDNKARIVLAGAVPFLVRLTDPADGMVDKAVALLSNLSTIPEGRLEIAREGGIPSLVEIVESGSQRGKENAASILLQLCLHSSRFCTLVLQEGAVPPLVALSQSGTPRAKEKAQQLLSHFRNQREGAKTKGKS; this comes from the exons ATGCATATAG GTCAAACGAAAACAGCTTCAGTAAAATGTCTGATCAACAGCATTTCTCGATTCGTTCTCTTGGTTTCTTGCCAAACAGTGAAACCTATACCCTTCCAGAAGATCTGCAATAATATGGTCGGTGTATTAAAGCGTTTGAAGCCAGTGCTCGATGACATTATGGATTACAATATTCCTTTACATGAAAATTTATGTATAGTATGCGAAGAATTAGATATACTGGTTAATGAAGCAAGAGGCTTCATCGAAAAATGGAGTCCTAAGATGAGCAAGATTCACAGT GTTTTACAAAGTGGAACACTGTTGATCAAGATACAGAACACTTCACTTGACATTTGTCACATGATAGTTAAATCGTTACAGTCACCTCCATCTGCATCGGTTTTGGCGAACCTCCAG CATTATATCGAAGAAATTCAGTGTCTCAAGAAGGAAGCAGCGATGGTTTTTATAGAAAAGGAACTGGGAAACCGAAATATTGAACCTTGCAACGAGAATCTAAAGGAAATTATTGAGTTACTGAACTTGACATCCAACCAGGAGCTTTTGAAAGAAACGATTGCTGTGGAGAAAGAAAGATTGAACGCTGAAGAACAGAAAATGAAAGGAAACATGGAAGAGATCAATGAAGTTGTGAACCTTGTTCGCAACTTACGTGATTATGTGGTTAAAACCGAGTGCTTTGCAGTTGAAAGCGATGTCTCTTTCCCTCCATACTTTCGCTGTCCTTTATCGTTGGAACTCATGTTGGATCCTGTTATTGTGGCTTCGGGTCAAACATACGAGAGGAAATCCATTCAAATGTGGCTTGATAATGGGCTGACTGTTTGTCCGAAGACTCGTCAAAGATTGACTCATACAAATCTCATTCCCAATTATACCGTCAAAGCTATGATCGCAACTTGGTCCGAGGAAAATAACACCAATCGTTTGAGTAACTCTGAGCATAATCATAATACTGGAAATGTATTTGAAGAACAAAAGGCCGATAATTCTTTCGGATCACATGTAGAAATCGAAAAGTGGGAGCTACAATCCCCGTATATTCACAGCAGAAGTGAATCATTTTCAAGTTCAATTTCTAGTAGTGATTGTCTACTCGCAGTTTCGAAAGATGTGTCAAGGATGTCCGATAAGCATCAAAATGTGAAGGTGTCGTCCATAGATCTGGGAGCGATGGAAAATGGGAGAAATAGTACCAGTAATACTACTAATAGTTATTCAAGAGTTGATTCTCATCTTGTGCCAAACTCGGGATCGAGTGAATTGACCACATCATCTCATGTCAATACATTGATCAAAGACCTCCAAAGCCAATCAGCTGAAGCGCAAACTGCGGCCGCAGAAGAATTGAGGCTCCTTACAAAGCATAACACAGAAAACCGTATCATTGTAGGGCAATGTGGCGCTGTTACACATTTACTTTCTCTGCTATATTCAAACGGGAAAGTAACGCAAGAGCACGCCGTGACAGCACTGCTGAATTTGTCAATTAATGAAGACAACAAGGCCTTGATTATGGAAGCGGGAGCTATAGAACCCCTTATCCATGTTTTAAAGACAGGAAACGACGGTGCCAAGGAGAATTCTGCAGCAGCGCTATTCAGCCTCTCTGTAATGGAAAATGGTAAAGTGAAAATCGGCCGTTCCGGTGCAGTTAAAGCTTTGGTGGAACTTCTTGCCTCAGGAACACTTAGAGGAAAGAAAGATGCTGCTACTGCTTTATATAACCTCTCAATATTTCACGATAATAAAGCTCGTATAGTTCTAGCTGGAGCTGTGCCATTTCTGGTTCGGTTAACGGATCCTGCTGATGGAATGGTTGACAAGGCTGTTGCTCTTCTGTCAAACCTGTCGACGATTCCCGAAGGAAGGTTGGAAATTGCAAGAGAAGGTGGCATTCCTTCGTTAGTTGAAATCGTTGAATCGGGTTCTCAGAGAGGAAAGGAAAACGCTGCGTCCATTCTCTTACAGTTATGCCTTCATAGTTCGAGGTTTTGTACACTTGTTTTACAAGAAGGAGCCGTACCTCCTCTAGTTGCATTGTCTCAATCTGGTACACCAAGAGCAAAGGAAAAG GCACAACAACTTCTCAGCCACTTTCGTAATCAGCGGGAAGGAGCTAAGACGAAGGGAAAATCTTGA